One stretch of Streptomyces agglomeratus DNA includes these proteins:
- a CDS encoding type I polyketide synthase, giving the protein MTVEIQASEPLPGSVSGGLPGDAVAVVGVGLRLPGRIRTLNGLWAALEGERDLVGEVPADRFDTGAFVAADAGRAGKSYTGAGGFLDDVASFDAGYFGIAPKEATRIDPQQRLLLECAVEAFDDAAIDPATLAGSDTAVVIGVSSHDYSDLQARRLRTYNPYTMGGSAACNTANRLSYVFDFQGPSNAVDTACSSALTAVHQACEALRMGRSPLAIAGGVNVLLSPAGFAGFSGASMLSPTGRCRPFSASADGYVRSEGAGVLLLKPLSAALADGDRVHALILASGINADGRTAGLALPSARSQAALLERVYASAGIKPSDVAYVEAHGTGTQAGDPVECEALGRALGAGRTGGPLLVGSVKSNIGHMESAAGVAGLLKGLLVLREGRIPPTLHGVPQNPAIDFAGLGLEPVVEARPLPEAGRGVVGVNSFGFGGANAHVVLAAPPAPAQSSGRKVVAQGTRLPVVVSARTSRALTDAAHEWAAHFEDQAQKHAEGADRRFCDDAFTASRRRAGREQRIAVLAEGAVEAAAALRSVASGRPAAAVAVEEAVVRGRVAFVFNGNGAQWVGMGAELLGGDAAFAAEVAAVDRELAPLLGWSVQAELSASADPGRWERTEVTQPLLFTVQAGVVAALAARGIEPLAAMGHSVGEVAAAYCAGALTRSQACRVVAERSRAQAATAGAGRMAAAGLGEEAARRLLADNGFAERLVVAAVNSDQDVTIAGEAQALEALGAQMDAEGVFFRDLGLDYAFHTPAMDRIQKPLAEALADLRPDKCRIPLISTVTGRSVEGTELDAAYWWRNVREPVRFAEAAGVLVDEELQCDVLVEVGPHPVLSGYLRRVAANNAQTVAVIATLSRIQPGPAALDAALTRLLAVGAQVDWKVFFPQRGVVTNLPSYPWQRERHWNGHSDWWLEESGQQTSAPVRQPLLGTRQPVAEPVWRQQMNPDALAWMADHTVQGAVVWPAAAFTDMALAAGFEVFDAPAEITGLTFDRALVLPFDDPDMDVALSTSLDADGGFAVSSRSGEQQDWNEHARGRVRRLLRDQPQALDLGEIRSRLTGLLSPMEHYAACARAGLPYGPAFRPLTALHTGAGEILAEYAATMEAAPGHQAHPTVLDGALQAGMPLLAAVSDDSCPYLPSGIETVRCWHPMPERGLVHVRARLVTTQEAVWDITVSDLGGTVALELLGCHLRRFEAGARTRPQQLTEVLRAAPLPAEPARPAPLPAPTDVFAACAPEMATLTAAWTASPYDRFRTRVMEMTGHFAGAAVRELLPGAQTVSVEALIASGVDVKYTQLLRTLLGTAAEHGVLRSEGPGRWRLAKKPTPEPLFAALLGDFPGEAATALAYGACGQHLTRVLRGQSDPLELLFSDADSMANRFYDGAPILAYHGRLAATLMASTIARWPQDRPLRILEVGAGTGATTAAMLPHLPRERAHYTFTDISSAFFPQAKNRFAAYDFVDYRVLDLESDPVEQGFTPSSFDLVVASNVLHATTDLAATLRRVADLLADGGHLLAVESHSHEALAPVFGLLDTFWSATDRELRPDGPLLAHDRWKDFLHECGFTGTAQTGNPASFALSDHSVLLTARRPRSHAPATAPRTEEVLARRWLVGALPGQRQDPSPAQSSVLAALRDRTAAAVQTTSVDDTTASWKGLLCAEQPPTDLVLFTEEGTAASPAEATDAAVRHLAVFRALSAACKQRTDTRDLTVWLIATSSHTTVSAPPAAEHGGAWGGARTLANEHPELTVRRIALTGARDEGQHKELAERVVAELLARPEEDEVLLTPAGRFATVVRPLSPPVTGSASSSYTLTLDDPGLHYRLAWRPAEVPTPHAGEIVIAVAAAALNYRDIMIATGRVPAVASSRMPYTADVGLECAGVVSAVGPGVTQVAVGDRVAGLARGCFGTYALARADRVMALPAEMSFAAASTLPVAFATVHHSLNHLARLAPGETLLVHGAAGGVGLAALQYARRAGAQVIATAGTPAKRDLLRLLGVEHVLDSRRLDFAEQVKDLTGGAGVDVVLNSLAGEALVRSVGLLKPHGRFLELGKRDFLQDSSLPLAPFLHNLTFFGVDLSPMMSGPSPLMDQHLSTLTKAVHAGDYTALPYRSYPAHRIDEAFTNLQHSRHTGKIVVTFDSEVPVRRPAGRPVLDPDATYLITGGLGGFGAATARHLAARGARHLTLISRRGENAPEAAQLLAHLRGCGTETTVHAADISDEAALLRVLDDVDTSGRRLAGIIHAAMVLDDAPLAELGDDRLRAVLAPKMTGGLLLDTLTRERALDFFVVYSSAAALAGNIGQAAYVAGNLVLEGLVRDRRNAGLPALAVQWGAITDSGYVHRTGRSEEMTAIGLGHLTAAGALNRLDELLSHPDTATAAVGFFDWDRLQQHVMPTLTAPRTAGLLKGRRDSDTADQWRDTLAATSADETVRLVEDKLAELLAVVLQTTPERIDRSRRLDLLGVDSLMAVELSSAISTSIGCDLPVVELTGAGHLTDLALRVLARLGNRTHTGN; this is encoded by the coding sequence ATGACAGTAGAAATTCAAGCTTCCGAGCCGCTTCCAGGCTCGGTGTCCGGGGGTCTGCCCGGAGATGCGGTGGCTGTGGTGGGCGTCGGCCTGCGCCTTCCTGGTCGGATTCGGACCTTGAACGGTCTGTGGGCAGCCCTTGAAGGGGAACGGGACTTGGTGGGGGAGGTGCCCGCTGACCGGTTCGACACCGGGGCCTTCGTCGCGGCCGACGCCGGGCGGGCGGGTAAGTCCTACACAGGCGCGGGCGGGTTTCTCGATGATGTGGCGTCGTTCGACGCCGGCTACTTCGGTATCGCTCCCAAGGAAGCCACCCGTATCGATCCTCAGCAGCGGCTCCTGCTGGAGTGCGCGGTCGAGGCGTTCGACGACGCCGCGATCGATCCGGCCACGCTGGCCGGCAGTGACACAGCCGTGGTGATCGGGGTCTCCTCTCACGACTACTCCGATCTGCAAGCGCGGCGGCTGCGCACGTACAACCCCTACACCATGGGGGGTTCGGCAGCTTGCAATACCGCCAACCGCCTCTCGTACGTGTTCGACTTCCAGGGCCCGTCGAACGCGGTGGATACCGCCTGCTCTTCGGCTCTGACGGCGGTGCACCAGGCGTGCGAGGCGCTGCGCATGGGGCGAAGCCCGCTGGCGATCGCCGGCGGAGTGAACGTTTTGCTGAGCCCCGCGGGTTTCGCGGGCTTCTCAGGTGCCTCGATGCTGTCGCCGACAGGGCGGTGCCGGCCGTTCTCGGCGTCGGCGGACGGGTACGTGCGCTCGGAAGGCGCGGGGGTGCTGCTTCTGAAGCCGTTGTCCGCGGCGCTGGCTGACGGGGACCGGGTGCATGCGTTGATCCTCGCGAGCGGCATCAATGCCGATGGCCGGACTGCTGGTCTGGCATTGCCCAGCGCCCGTTCACAGGCGGCGTTGCTGGAGCGTGTGTATGCGAGCGCGGGCATCAAGCCGAGTGATGTGGCGTATGTGGAGGCGCACGGCACGGGGACCCAAGCGGGCGACCCGGTCGAGTGCGAGGCATTGGGCCGGGCCCTGGGCGCCGGCCGTACCGGCGGCCCGCTGCTGGTGGGATCTGTGAAGTCCAACATCGGACACATGGAGTCCGCCGCGGGTGTGGCGGGCCTGCTGAAGGGGCTGTTGGTGCTGCGTGAGGGCAGGATTCCTCCGACGCTGCACGGTGTGCCGCAGAACCCCGCGATCGATTTCGCCGGTCTGGGGCTGGAACCGGTTGTCGAAGCGCGGCCGCTGCCGGAAGCCGGTAGGGGTGTCGTGGGCGTCAACTCCTTCGGCTTCGGGGGCGCCAACGCCCATGTCGTCCTGGCCGCGCCCCCCGCCCCCGCCCAGTCGTCGGGCCGGAAGGTGGTCGCGCAGGGCACCCGTCTGCCGGTGGTGGTCTCCGCCCGCACCTCCCGGGCGCTCACGGACGCCGCGCATGAGTGGGCCGCTCACTTCGAAGACCAGGCGCAGAAGCACGCCGAGGGCGCCGACCGGCGTTTCTGCGATGACGCGTTCACCGCCAGCCGCCGTAGGGCGGGGCGGGAGCAGCGCATCGCCGTACTTGCCGAAGGCGCCGTCGAGGCGGCGGCCGCTTTGCGCTCTGTCGCTTCGGGCAGGCCGGCTGCGGCAGTCGCCGTGGAGGAAGCGGTCGTGCGAGGTCGCGTGGCGTTCGTCTTCAACGGAAACGGTGCCCAGTGGGTTGGGATGGGGGCCGAGCTGCTGGGCGGGGACGCGGCCTTCGCTGCCGAGGTGGCGGCTGTGGATCGTGAGTTGGCGCCTTTGCTGGGGTGGTCGGTGCAGGCGGAGCTTTCGGCTTCGGCGGATCCCGGGCGCTGGGAGCGGACCGAGGTGACGCAGCCCCTGCTGTTCACCGTGCAGGCCGGTGTGGTCGCAGCGCTCGCCGCGCGCGGGATCGAGCCGCTCGCGGCCATGGGGCACAGCGTGGGCGAGGTCGCGGCAGCCTATTGTGCGGGGGCGTTGACGCGATCGCAGGCATGCCGGGTGGTTGCCGAACGCAGCCGCGCCCAGGCGGCGACGGCGGGCGCGGGCCGGATGGCAGCGGCAGGTCTCGGTGAGGAGGCGGCGCGGAGGCTGCTGGCTGACAACGGGTTTGCCGAGCGCTTGGTGGTGGCCGCCGTCAACTCGGATCAGGATGTGACGATCGCGGGCGAGGCACAAGCGTTGGAAGCGCTCGGTGCGCAAATGGATGCTGAGGGCGTCTTCTTCCGCGACTTGGGCCTGGACTATGCCTTCCACACCCCCGCGATGGACAGGATCCAGAAGCCGCTGGCCGAGGCGCTGGCCGACCTGCGTCCGGACAAGTGCCGTATCCCGCTGATCTCCACTGTGACGGGACGCTCGGTGGAGGGCACGGAGCTGGACGCGGCGTACTGGTGGCGCAATGTGCGTGAGCCGGTTCGCTTCGCTGAAGCCGCCGGGGTGCTGGTCGACGAAGAGCTGCAGTGCGACGTGCTGGTGGAAGTGGGCCCGCATCCCGTGCTCAGCGGATATCTGCGTCGGGTGGCGGCGAACAACGCCCAGACCGTCGCCGTCATCGCGACGCTGTCTCGCATCCAGCCCGGCCCGGCAGCCCTCGACGCGGCACTCACCCGTCTGCTGGCCGTCGGTGCGCAGGTCGACTGGAAGGTCTTCTTCCCGCAGCGGGGAGTGGTGACAAATCTGCCGTCCTACCCGTGGCAGCGCGAACGGCACTGGAACGGCCACTCGGACTGGTGGCTGGAGGAGTCCGGGCAGCAGACCTCCGCCCCGGTGCGACAGCCGCTCCTGGGGACTCGCCAACCGGTCGCGGAGCCCGTGTGGCGACAGCAGATGAATCCGGATGCTCTGGCGTGGATGGCCGACCACACCGTCCAAGGAGCTGTCGTGTGGCCGGCGGCGGCCTTCACCGACATGGCACTGGCCGCCGGCTTCGAGGTGTTCGACGCACCCGCCGAGATCACCGGCCTGACCTTCGACAGGGCCCTGGTGCTGCCGTTCGACGACCCGGACATGGACGTTGCCCTTTCAACAAGCTTGGATGCTGATGGTGGCTTCGCGGTGAGCAGCCGCAGCGGCGAGCAGCAGGACTGGAACGAACACGCACGCGGACGTGTGCGGCGTCTGCTGCGCGACCAGCCGCAAGCCCTCGACCTCGGCGAAATCCGCTCCCGGTTGACCGGGCTGCTGTCCCCCATGGAGCACTACGCCGCCTGTGCACGCGCCGGTCTGCCCTACGGCCCCGCTTTCCGGCCGCTGACCGCCCTGCACACCGGAGCGGGCGAGATTCTCGCGGAGTACGCGGCGACGATGGAGGCGGCCCCCGGCCACCAAGCCCACCCGACTGTTCTCGACGGTGCCTTGCAGGCGGGTATGCCCCTGCTCGCCGCCGTCAGCGACGACTCGTGCCCCTATCTGCCCTCGGGAATCGAGACGGTGCGCTGCTGGCACCCGATGCCTGAAAGGGGGCTTGTTCACGTGCGGGCCCGGCTGGTCACCACGCAGGAAGCCGTCTGGGACATCACTGTCAGCGACCTCGGCGGAACGGTCGCCCTGGAACTGCTGGGCTGCCATCTGCGCCGCTTCGAGGCGGGCGCCAGGACCCGGCCCCAGCAACTGACCGAAGTCCTGCGCGCCGCCCCCCTCCCGGCAGAGCCCGCGCGGCCGGCGCCTCTGCCCGCGCCGACGGATGTCTTCGCCGCCTGTGCACCGGAGATGGCCACGCTCACCGCAGCGTGGACGGCGAGTCCCTACGACCGGTTCCGCACGAGGGTCATGGAGATGACCGGGCACTTCGCCGGCGCCGCCGTACGCGAACTGCTCCCCGGCGCCCAGACGGTATCGGTGGAGGCGCTCATCGCCTCCGGTGTGGACGTCAAGTACACCCAGCTCCTGCGTACCCTCCTGGGCACGGCCGCCGAGCACGGGGTGCTGCGAAGTGAGGGACCGGGCCGCTGGCGCCTGGCGAAGAAGCCCACCCCGGAGCCGCTGTTCGCCGCGCTGCTCGGTGACTTCCCCGGTGAGGCCGCGACGGCGCTGGCCTACGGGGCATGCGGACAACACCTCACGCGCGTCCTGCGAGGGCAGAGCGACCCCCTGGAACTGCTGTTCTCCGATGCCGATTCCATGGCCAACCGCTTCTACGACGGCGCGCCCATCCTGGCCTACCACGGCCGGCTCGCAGCGACGCTGATGGCGAGCACCATCGCCCGCTGGCCGCAGGACCGCCCCCTGCGCATCCTGGAAGTCGGCGCGGGCACCGGCGCCACCACAGCCGCCATGCTGCCTCACCTGCCGCGCGAGCGTGCCCACTACACCTTCACCGACATCTCCTCCGCCTTCTTCCCGCAGGCCAAGAACCGCTTCGCCGCGTACGACTTCGTCGACTATCGGGTCCTGGACCTCGAATCAGACCCCGTAGAACAGGGATTCACCCCTTCCTCCTTCGACCTTGTGGTGGCCTCCAACGTCCTGCACGCCACGACCGACCTTGCTGCCACGCTGCGCCGAGTTGCGGATCTGCTGGCCGACGGCGGACACCTGCTGGCGGTGGAGAGCCACAGTCACGAAGCTCTCGCACCGGTCTTCGGGCTGCTGGACACGTTCTGGTCAGCGACCGACCGTGAGCTGCGGCCCGACGGGCCGCTGCTGGCACACGACCGTTGGAAGGACTTCCTGCACGAGTGCGGGTTCACCGGCACCGCCCAGACGGGAAACCCGGCGTCGTTCGCGCTGAGCGACCACTCCGTCCTCCTCACCGCCCGGCGTCCTCGCTCCCACGCCCCCGCCACAGCGCCCCGCACCGAGGAGGTCCTCGCCCGCCGGTGGCTCGTGGGCGCCCTGCCCGGCCAACGCCAGGACCCGAGCCCGGCACAGAGCTCGGTGCTGGCCGCCCTGCGCGACCGCACAGCCGCCGCCGTCCAGACGACGTCTGTCGACGACACCACCGCGTCGTGGAAGGGGCTGCTGTGCGCGGAGCAGCCACCGACCGACCTGGTTCTGTTCACTGAGGAAGGCACCGCCGCGTCACCGGCCGAAGCGACCGACGCAGCGGTACGCCACCTCGCGGTCTTCCGGGCCCTCAGTGCCGCCTGCAAGCAGCGCACCGACACCCGTGACCTGACCGTGTGGCTGATCGCCACCAGTTCCCACACCACCGTGTCCGCGCCACCTGCGGCGGAGCATGGAGGCGCGTGGGGAGGAGCGCGCACTCTGGCGAACGAGCACCCAGAACTGACGGTCCGCAGGATCGCCCTCACGGGTGCGCGCGATGAAGGGCAGCACAAGGAGCTCGCTGAACGCGTGGTGGCGGAGTTGCTGGCCCGGCCGGAGGAAGACGAGGTACTGCTCACCCCCGCCGGCCGGTTCGCCACTGTGGTGCGCCCCCTGTCCCCGCCGGTGACCGGGAGCGCCTCCAGCAGCTACACCCTCACCCTGGACGACCCCGGCCTCCATTACCGGCTGGCCTGGCGGCCCGCCGAGGTGCCCACACCCCACGCCGGCGAGATCGTGATCGCTGTCGCGGCGGCTGCCCTGAACTATCGCGACATCATGATCGCCACAGGCCGTGTCCCGGCCGTTGCGTCCAGCCGGATGCCGTACACCGCGGACGTCGGCCTCGAATGTGCCGGAGTGGTCAGTGCCGTGGGACCCGGCGTCACCCAGGTCGCTGTCGGCGACCGCGTGGCGGGGCTGGCGCGAGGCTGCTTCGGTACGTATGCGCTTGCGCGTGCCGACAGGGTCATGGCGCTGCCGGCGGAGATGAGTTTCGCCGCTGCCAGTACCCTGCCCGTGGCTTTCGCCACGGTGCACCACAGTTTGAACCACCTGGCCCGCCTGGCTCCCGGTGAGACGCTCCTGGTCCATGGAGCTGCCGGCGGGGTCGGGTTGGCCGCTCTGCAGTACGCGCGTCGCGCCGGAGCCCAGGTCATCGCGACCGCCGGCACACCGGCCAAACGTGACCTGCTGCGTCTGCTGGGCGTCGAACACGTGCTGGACTCACGCCGACTCGACTTCGCCGAGCAGGTCAAAGACCTCACCGGCGGAGCGGGCGTCGACGTGGTCCTCAACTCGCTCGCGGGGGAAGCCCTGGTACGCAGTGTGGGCCTGCTCAAGCCCCACGGCAGGTTCCTCGAACTCGGCAAGCGGGACTTCCTCCAGGACAGCTCGCTGCCACTGGCCCCCTTCCTGCACAACCTGACCTTCTTCGGGGTTGATCTCTCCCCCATGATGAGCGGGCCCTCGCCCCTGATGGACCAGCACCTGAGCACCCTCACCAAGGCCGTACACGCCGGCGACTACACGGCGCTGCCCTACCGCAGCTACCCCGCCCACCGCATCGACGAGGCGTTCACCAACCTCCAGCACTCCCGGCACACCGGCAAGATCGTGGTCACCTTCGACAGCGAAGTACCCGTACGCCGCCCCGCCGGCCGGCCGGTACTGGACCCTGACGCCACCTATCTCATCACCGGCGGCCTCGGCGGATTCGGCGCCGCGACCGCACGCCACCTGGCCGCCCGGGGGGCGCGCCATCTCACCCTGATCAGCCGCCGCGGCGAGAACGCACCCGAAGCCGCCCAGCTCCTCGCCCACCTGCGCGGCTGCGGCACCGAAACGACCGTCCATGCGGCGGACATCAGTGACGAAGCCGCACTGCTCCGCGTGCTGGACGACGTCGACACCTCCGGGCGCCGGCTGGCGGGCATCATCCACGCCGCCATGGTCCTCGATGACGCACCCCTGGCCGAGCTGGGCGACGACCGCCTGCGCGCGGTCCTCGCACCCAAGATGACCGGCGGCCTGCTCCTGGACACCCTCACCCGCGAGCGTGCACTGGACTTCTTCGTCGTCTACAGCTCGGCGGCCGCCCTGGCAGGCAACATCGGGCAGGCGGCCTACGTCGCGGGCAACCTCGTCCTGGAGGGATTGGTCCGGGACCGCCGAAACGCGGGTCTTCCCGCCCTTGCTGTCCAATGGGGAGCCATCACCGACAGCGGATACGTACACCGCACCGGCCGCTCGGAGGAGATGACGGCGATCGGCCTCGGTCATCTCACCGCCGCCGGCGCCCTCAACCGCCTGGACGAGCTGCTGAGCCACCCCGACACCGCCACCGCGGCCGTCGGCTTCTTCGACTGGGACAGGCTCCAGCAACACGTGATGCCCACCCTGACCGCCCCCCGCACGGCCGGCCTCCTCAAGGGCCGGCGCGACAGTGACACCGCCGATCAGTGGCGGGACACGCTGGCCGCCACCAGCGCCGACGAGACCGTGCGACTGGTCGAAGACAAGCTCGCCGAACTCCTGGCCGTCGTCCTCCAGACAACCCCAGAGCGCATCGACCGCTCCCGTCGGCTGGACCTGCTCGGCGTCGACTCACTCATGGCCGTCGAGCTGTCCAGCGCGATCAGCACGAGCATCGGATGCGACCTGCCCGTGGTCGAGCTGACCGGGGCCGGCCATCTGACCGACCTCGCACTCCGCGTCCTGGCCCGCCTGGGCAACCGCACCCACACCGGCAACTGA
- a CDS encoding thioesterase II family protein translates to MTPHRPHAGQPSLASLTDRPAAALRLLCLPPAGCGPSFYRPWAEHLPESVDLWAVRLPGRGALADHASLTDPHHTTTAIADLIHQNDDDRPFALFGHSLGSLLAYETTRTLVRARHRTPVLLALSALPAPHLDTFVTALSAVLLDGRQGAARLLGPIPDELLNEPQILAAAYTPILADLLLALQYRHQPEPLLDLPVAVYGGQDDPIAPMERLRTWGDLTTQPVSPQLFPGAHSYPDQQIRALTDRLCKDLHAAARYTVATP, encoded by the coding sequence GTGACACCGCACCGTCCCCACGCCGGGCAGCCTTCCCTGGCCTCGCTCACCGACCGGCCCGCCGCCGCACTGCGACTGCTGTGCCTGCCACCCGCAGGCTGCGGACCCAGCTTCTACCGCCCCTGGGCAGAGCACCTGCCCGAATCCGTAGACCTGTGGGCCGTCCGGCTGCCCGGCCGCGGCGCTCTCGCCGACCATGCCTCCCTCACCGACCCCCACCACACCACCACGGCCATCGCGGACCTGATCCACCAGAACGACGACGACCGGCCGTTCGCACTGTTCGGCCACAGCCTCGGCTCCCTGCTCGCCTACGAGACCACGCGCACCCTGGTCCGCGCCCGCCACCGCACGCCCGTACTGCTCGCACTCTCCGCCCTGCCCGCACCCCATCTGGACACCTTTGTCACCGCACTGTCCGCGGTCCTGCTGGACGGAAGGCAAGGCGCCGCCAGGCTCCTCGGCCCCATCCCCGACGAACTCCTGAACGAACCCCAGATCCTCGCCGCCGCCTACACCCCGATCCTCGCGGACCTGCTGCTCGCCCTGCAATACCGACACCAGCCCGAACCACTGCTGGACCTCCCCGTCGCCGTATACGGCGGCCAGGACGATCCAATCGCCCCCATGGAACGACTGCGCACCTGGGGCGACCTCACCACACAGCCCGTATCCCCACAGCTCTTCCCCGGCGCGCACAGCTACCCCGACCAACAGATCCGCGCCCTGACCGACCGGCTGTGCAAGGACCTGCACGCCGCCGCCCGCTACACCGTGGCGACACCATGA
- a CDS encoding MFS transporter, which produces MTRTSEVHRWAATLTVCLGLFLLAIDLTVLNVAVPDLHTDLQPSMSQIQWIIDGYALVLGGCVLATGSLTDRIGRRRAFTTGLLLCATASLLGALAQEPEQVIAARGAMGAGAALLMPATLSIIHQLFPEPELRRRAIALWTAVIGVGGLTGPVLGGWLVEHFSWRAAFWINLPVAAIAITLALILVPESCAPHTPIDWPSIVLSAAGLLALVWAFIESPTHGWTSTPVLTAFGAAALLLTGFIARQHHARFPMLPIPLLRIPSISMGAAALALMSFACFGALFVVTLYLQGVLGYTPWQAGVRTLPLPAGLVLGAAAALPLGARWGNRLPIVTGLLITTASFAVLATTSATSGYGHLIVFQAVAGAGAGLTVAAATETVMGATPGEQAGLGSAINDATRQVGSALGVAVQGSLLATLYSDRLSDRLTGTDMPAHLARAATENVLAPHTLAPRLPSPTREHLLTAARESFTEGLTHTALLAGLVTLLTAAAAAYWLPTRPAHLHPQPAAPSQPAGLTKL; this is translated from the coding sequence GTGACACGCACGAGCGAGGTTCATCGCTGGGCGGCGACACTCACCGTGTGCCTGGGCCTGTTCCTGCTCGCCATCGACCTGACAGTCCTGAACGTCGCCGTCCCCGACCTCCACACCGATCTCCAGCCCTCGATGTCACAGATCCAATGGATCATCGACGGCTACGCCCTCGTCCTGGGCGGATGCGTGCTGGCCACCGGCTCACTGACCGACCGCATCGGACGCCGCCGGGCCTTCACCACCGGACTCCTGCTGTGCGCCACGGCCTCACTCCTCGGAGCCCTCGCGCAGGAACCGGAGCAAGTCATCGCGGCCCGCGGAGCCATGGGCGCCGGCGCCGCACTGCTGATGCCCGCCACGCTGTCCATCATCCACCAGCTCTTCCCCGAGCCCGAGCTACGGCGCCGTGCGATCGCCCTGTGGACGGCAGTGATCGGCGTCGGGGGGCTGACCGGACCGGTACTCGGTGGCTGGCTCGTCGAACACTTCTCCTGGCGCGCCGCGTTCTGGATCAACCTGCCCGTCGCGGCCATCGCCATCACGCTCGCCCTGATCCTCGTACCGGAGTCGTGCGCACCGCACACCCCCATCGACTGGCCCAGCATCGTCCTGTCCGCCGCCGGCCTCCTTGCACTCGTCTGGGCGTTCATCGAAAGCCCCACGCACGGCTGGACCAGCACGCCCGTCCTGACCGCCTTCGGCGCAGCAGCCCTCCTGCTCACAGGCTTCATCGCGCGCCAGCACCACGCCCGGTTCCCGATGCTTCCCATCCCCCTGCTGCGCATCCCCTCGATCAGCATGGGTGCCGCGGCACTGGCACTGATGTCCTTCGCCTGCTTCGGAGCGCTGTTCGTCGTCACGCTCTACCTCCAGGGCGTACTCGGCTACACCCCCTGGCAGGCCGGAGTACGGACCCTGCCTCTTCCTGCGGGGCTCGTACTGGGAGCGGCTGCTGCCCTGCCGCTCGGGGCCCGGTGGGGAAACCGGCTCCCGATCGTCACGGGCCTGCTCATCACCACAGCCTCGTTCGCCGTTCTGGCGACCACGAGCGCCACCTCCGGTTACGGTCACCTGATCGTCTTCCAGGCCGTCGCCGGCGCGGGAGCCGGACTGACCGTCGCCGCGGCAACGGAGACGGTCATGGGGGCCACCCCCGGCGAGCAGGCCGGCCTTGGCTCTGCCATCAACGACGCCACGCGCCAAGTCGGCTCGGCCCTGGGTGTGGCCGTACAGGGCTCGCTCCTGGCCACCCTCTACAGCGACCGGCTCAGTGACCGGCTCACCGGTACTGATATGCCCGCGCATCTCGCCCGGGCCGCCACCGAAAACGTCCTCGCCCCGCATACCCTCGCGCCCCGCCTGCCAAGTCCCACACGCGAGCACCTCCTCACAGCAGCCCGAGAGTCCTTCACCGAAGGACTCACCCACACCGCCCTCCTTGCCGGACTGGTCACCCTGCTCACTGCCGCAGCCGCCGCATACTGGCTGCCCACCCGCCCAGCACACCTACACCCCCAACCAGCTGCCCCCTCCCAACCGGCAGGCTTGACCAAACTGTGA
- a CDS encoding cold-shock protein — protein sequence MASGIVKWFNAEKGFGFIEQDGGGPDVFAHYSNIAAQGFRELQEGQKVNFDVAQGQKGPQAENITPA from the coding sequence ATGGCCAGCGGCATCGTTAAGTGGTTCAACGCCGAAAAGGGCTTCGGCTTCATCGAGCAGGACGGCGGCGGTCCGGACGTCTTCGCCCACTACTCGAACATCGCCGCCCAGGGGTTCCGCGAGCTTCAGGAAGGCCAGAAGGTGAACTTCGATGTCGCCCAGGGCCAAAAGGGCCCCCAGGCGGAGAACATCACCCCCGCCTGA